From Rhodothermales bacterium, the proteins below share one genomic window:
- a CDS encoding serine/threonine-protein kinase codes for MNPGTIISHYRVTGQLGQGGMGIVYKAEDTKLDRTVALKLLPPHALASEDDRARFYREARSAAALNHPNIAHVYEIDESDVEGEGKRPFIAMEYIDGESLADRIAKGPLPLQDAISIATQVADGLKAAHEKNIVHRDVKSGNIMLTSAGVPKILDFGLAKTAASTKLTQMGSTLGTVAYMSPEQARGEEVDRRSDVWSLGVILYEMVSGRMPFLGDYEQATIYGILNAEPEPLTAVRTGVPMELERIVSKCLVKDPGRRYQSTTDLIVDLENLDIKQTRTSTGSVQVSGIAAGSASAAAPVAERQSSTRSRFGVAAAAVGVVGLLIGAFGMWLLRPAAPAMSSSVVTDLVLPDGVVLEASLTAPLQLDRVALSIDDSGKNVVFAGGSNGTTDLYLRSLESGETTRLEGTQGAYGPFFSPDGQWIGFFVGTRLKKVSADGATVVDLAEAALPYGGSWGDDGRIVYSTNEGEALAVVDQNGANRRIVSVDVIGEMGQVAHVGSGGQVLVATRGLVAVDVDSEESRDLGLETANIALLDDETLLVLREGQLFAIHFDAKRLELVGDPVQIQSGVLHEMFAQYAVSNSGTLVYAPGPWLGEDRLAWLYEDRRIETIPQFDAQIYGEFNLSPSADRIAISVLERPLRTLWVYDFQRGSRIRLTSEGNTAFSSWTPDGRAVVFSTRIESGDFMMTRSAEGIGAVDTLATGLVTPAWVTPDGNRVGTVVSGPNGIPDIVIQDFARNASTEPVTAEPTATEVLTDISADGRFVAYTSDQTGDYQVYVEPFPPTGERWQVSVAGGEEPRWTKDGARLFYRVGDYLMGVDVEYAGGTPRFSVPDTLFVGKFTNVPGYSYDYDDRNRRWLILRRSETRPEVRHLKVVSNIRTRVDAAMNLQSK; via the coding sequence ATGAACCCCGGAACCATCATATCGCACTACCGCGTTACCGGCCAACTCGGCCAGGGCGGAATGGGCATTGTCTACAAGGCCGAGGACACGAAGCTCGACCGGACGGTGGCGCTGAAGCTGCTGCCGCCGCATGCACTGGCTTCGGAAGATGATCGCGCCCGCTTCTACCGCGAGGCGCGGTCGGCTGCGGCGCTCAATCATCCGAACATCGCGCACGTTTACGAGATCGACGAAAGTGACGTGGAGGGAGAAGGGAAGCGCCCGTTCATCGCGATGGAGTACATCGACGGTGAGTCGCTGGCGGACCGTATCGCGAAGGGTCCGCTCCCGCTACAGGATGCGATCTCCATTGCGACACAGGTCGCGGATGGGCTGAAGGCCGCGCACGAGAAGAACATTGTGCACCGCGACGTGAAGAGCGGCAACATCATGCTGACGTCGGCGGGTGTGCCGAAGATTCTCGACTTTGGCCTCGCGAAGACCGCCGCCTCGACAAAGCTCACGCAGATGGGCTCGACGCTGGGGACCGTCGCCTACATGAGTCCGGAGCAGGCGCGGGGCGAGGAGGTGGATCGCCGGAGTGACGTGTGGTCGCTGGGTGTGATTCTGTACGAGATGGTGTCGGGTCGGATGCCGTTTCTCGGCGACTACGAGCAGGCAACCATCTACGGCATTCTGAATGCAGAGCCCGAGCCGCTGACGGCCGTTCGCACCGGCGTCCCGATGGAGCTGGAGCGGATCGTTTCAAAGTGTCTCGTCAAAGATCCTGGACGTCGTTACCAGTCGACAACCGATCTGATTGTCGATCTGGAAAATCTGGACATCAAGCAGACACGAACGTCCACTGGATCTGTTCAGGTCTCGGGTATCGCCGCAGGTTCGGCGTCGGCTGCTGCGCCAGTTGCAGAGAGACAGTCTTCAACCAGGTCCCGCTTCGGTGTGGCCGCGGCAGCCGTCGGCGTCGTCGGTCTGTTGATCGGGGCTTTCGGTATGTGGCTGCTCAGACCGGCTGCACCTGCGATGTCATCTTCCGTCGTGACCGATCTTGTGCTTCCGGATGGAGTCGTTCTGGAAGCGTCGCTTACGGCTCCTCTTCAGCTTGACCGCGTCGCGCTCTCGATAGACGACAGCGGCAAGAACGTAGTGTTCGCCGGTGGCAGCAACGGGACGACGGATCTCTATCTTCGGTCGCTCGAATCAGGGGAGACAACCAGGCTGGAAGGAACGCAGGGCGCGTACGGTCCCTTCTTTTCACCCGACGGCCAGTGGATCGGATTCTTCGTGGGTACCCGTCTGAAGAAGGTGTCCGCTGACGGCGCAACGGTCGTCGATCTCGCGGAGGCCGCCCTTCCCTACGGCGGCTCGTGGGGTGACGACGGACGCATCGTGTATTCAACCAACGAGGGCGAGGCACTTGCGGTGGTAGACCAGAACGGGGCAAACCGCCGGATTGTCTCCGTGGATGTCATAGGTGAAATGGGACAAGTCGCCCATGTTGGTTCGGGTGGGCAGGTTCTGGTCGCTACGCGTGGACTGGTGGCTGTTGATGTGGATTCAGAAGAGTCGCGCGACCTCGGCTTAGAGACCGCGAACATAGCCCTTTTGGATGACGAAACACTGCTGGTGCTCCGCGAAGGCCAGTTGTTCGCGATACATTTCGACGCTAAACGTCTCGAATTGGTTGGCGATCCTGTTCAGATTCAGAGCGGCGTACTCCATGAGATGTTCGCGCAGTACGCCGTAAGCAACTCGGGAACGCTCGTCTATGCCCCCGGGCCGTGGCTGGGCGAGGACCGTCTTGCATGGCTGTACGAAGACCGTCGCATCGAGACCATTCCGCAGTTCGATGCGCAGATATACGGCGAATTCAACCTGTCGCCATCTGCCGACCGCATCGCAATCTCGGTATTAGAGCGTCCGTTGCGGACACTGTGGGTCTACGACTTTCAACGCGGGAGCCGAATACGCCTGACATCGGAGGGCAATACGGCGTTCAGCAGTTGGACTCCGGACGGCCGTGCGGTTGTCTTCAGCACTCGCATAGAGTCAGGTGACTTTATGATGACGCGGTCCGCAGAGGGTATCGGAGCCGTGGATACGCTGGCTACGGGTCTTGTCACTCCGGCGTGGGTCACCCCGGATGGCAATAGAGTGGGAACGGTTGTCAGCGGGCCCAACGGGATTCCTGATATCGTTATCCAGGATTTCGCACGCAACGCATCGACCGAACCGGTCACTGCAGAGCCGACAGCCACCGAGGTGCTGACTGACATCTCTGCCGACGGCCGCTTTGTCGCCTACACCTCCGACCAGACCGGAGACTACCAGGTCTATGTTGAACCGTTTCCTCCCACGGGCGAACGCTGGCAGGTGTCAGTCGCCGGCGGAGAGGAGCCGCGCTGGACGAAGGACGGCGCCAGACTGTTCTACCGGGTCGGAGACTATCTTATGGGTGTCGATGTTGAGTACGCCGGTGGAACGCCCCGCTTCTCGGTTCCGGACACCCTGTTCGTCGGCAAGTTCACGAACGTCCCCGGGTATTCTTACGACTACGACGATCGCAACAGGAGGTGGCTGATCCTTCGTCGTTCCGAGACCCGACCTGAGGTCCGTCATCTAAAGGTTGTGTCCAATATCAGGACGCGCGTTGACGCCGCGATGAATCTGCAATCGAAATGA
- a CDS encoding serine/threonine-protein kinase, whose translation MKPGTTISHYRVVGQLGRGGMGIVYKAEDTKLDRTVALKLLPPHALISEDDRARFYREARAAAALNHPNIAHVYEIDEAEAEGESRPFIAMEYIDGESLEDLVAKGPLPLEDAISYASQIAEGLKVAHEAQVVHRDIKSGNIMLTKKGVVKILDFGLAKTTASTKLTQMGSTLGTVAYMSPEQAKGEEVDRRSDIFSLGVILYELITGRLPFKGDYEQAVVYGILNEDPESLTTLRAGVPMALDGIMAKMLAKDPDLRYQHVDELPADMKAIDLGSSVQTSRLSTTTAAARPVTSSGTDAQAAEAAVVVGRSRPRAVIAGLALLVGLLVGAAGVWLLRGDSAEVERSVKRLTLPSPEDERLTALDVTPDGASVVYVGRTGDPIRVLDLDDGSVRTLDGTEDALVLRVSPDGSWIMMTMVSGVKRVSLFGGKPITVVEATTEPGPYTAWAPDERLIYEDFGTLWIKPLVGGSPTQVTTLQEGELDHDWPFVLPDGKTMIATIEYAGGSTGIGMWDLDSLERIGVLELGGYAPRWIPTGHLIFELEGELMAVPFDLSKLEIVGVPASLESSVDPRTFAVSSGGTLVSLEATARNVLGGLNSVINRLDFGGTATSLPFEVQNYWDLRLSPDGSQLAVEISDLGGTGPQSIPDQDIWVLDVKSGFRDRLTFDDSGDEPTWSPDGDSLLYVDRRVSAAGVLSRLIVRSSDGTGSPRTLHADSVRLEYPDWSSDGRYVAFTKSSSFANRPDGPASEALRGSFTAVTLLDRQDGTLRVIENEATRGRFSPDGRFIAYEHRDHVFAKPVSAEGGEWDVSDGPGSAPEWSRDGKFLYFLDGSSLMRVEVAPSGSRVRFGNPEEVARTERARMSYTLTEDNAGAYFTGLPTLGSDENDERVDRSAPPVNVVINWFENVRKMSPNQ comes from the coding sequence ATGAAGCCCGGAACAACCATCTCTCACTACCGCGTGGTCGGCCAGCTCGGCCGGGGCGGCATGGGTATCGTCTACAAGGCGGAGGACACGAAGCTCGACCGGACGGTGGCGCTTAAGCTGCTGCCGCCGCATGCACTGATTTCGGAAGATGACCGGGCGCGGTTTTATCGCGAGGCTCGGGCTGCCGCGGCGCTCAATCATCCGAACATCGCGCATGTCTATGAAATAGATGAAGCGGAGGCCGAGGGCGAGTCCCGCCCCTTCATCGCGATGGAGTACATCGACGGCGAGTCGCTGGAGGATCTCGTCGCGAAAGGACCCCTTCCGCTGGAGGATGCCATCTCCTACGCGTCGCAGATTGCCGAAGGGCTGAAGGTCGCGCATGAGGCCCAGGTTGTTCATCGCGACATCAAGAGCGGCAACATCATGCTCACCAAGAAGGGCGTGGTGAAGATTCTCGACTTCGGTCTGGCAAAGACAACGGCGTCGACGAAGCTGACGCAGATGGGCTCGACGCTTGGGACGGTCGCGTACATGAGTCCGGAGCAGGCAAAGGGCGAGGAGGTGGATCGCCGCAGCGACATCTTCTCCTTAGGTGTCATCCTCTACGAATTGATCACAGGTCGACTGCCATTCAAAGGGGACTACGAGCAGGCCGTCGTGTACGGGATATTGAATGAGGACCCGGAGTCGTTGACGACGTTACGGGCCGGCGTGCCGATGGCGCTGGACGGGATCATGGCGAAGATGCTGGCGAAGGATCCTGACCTGCGGTACCAGCATGTCGACGAGTTGCCTGCGGACATGAAGGCGATCGATCTGGGATCGAGCGTGCAGACATCAAGACTATCAACAACCACCGCAGCAGCTCGGCCAGTCACGTCGAGCGGTACTGATGCCCAGGCGGCTGAGGCAGCGGTTGTTGTCGGACGAAGTCGTCCGAGGGCTGTAATTGCCGGGCTCGCTCTGCTGGTGGGACTACTGGTCGGAGCGGCGGGAGTCTGGTTGCTCAGGGGAGATTCCGCCGAAGTTGAGAGATCCGTTAAGCGACTGACGCTCCCAAGTCCGGAAGACGAGCGATTGACGGCACTCGACGTTACTCCCGACGGGGCTTCAGTCGTATATGTCGGACGAACAGGCGACCCCATCCGCGTGCTCGATCTGGATGATGGCTCCGTCAGGACACTCGATGGTACGGAGGACGCCCTCGTGCTGCGCGTCTCTCCCGACGGCAGCTGGATCATGATGACCATGGTCTCTGGCGTGAAACGAGTCTCTCTGTTCGGCGGGAAGCCGATTACGGTAGTCGAAGCGACAACCGAGCCAGGCCCCTATACGGCGTGGGCTCCGGATGAGAGACTCATCTACGAGGACTTCGGAACACTCTGGATCAAGCCACTTGTGGGCGGGTCGCCGACGCAGGTCACCACGCTGCAAGAAGGGGAGCTTGATCACGACTGGCCATTCGTCCTGCCCGACGGGAAGACGATGATCGCGACGATAGAGTACGCCGGAGGATCCACAGGCATCGGAATGTGGGATCTGGATTCGCTGGAGCGAATCGGAGTCCTTGAGCTCGGCGGGTATGCGCCGCGATGGATCCCGACGGGGCACCTGATCTTCGAACTCGAGGGAGAACTCATGGCGGTTCCGTTTGATCTTTCGAAATTAGAGATCGTCGGTGTGCCTGCGAGCCTAGAATCCTCCGTCGACCCGCGGACCTTCGCAGTGTCCTCCGGCGGGACGCTCGTGTCGCTCGAGGCCACGGCCCGCAACGTCCTCGGCGGTTTGAATTCGGTCATAAACAGGCTCGACTTCGGAGGTACCGCCACGTCGCTGCCGTTCGAGGTGCAGAACTACTGGGATCTGCGCCTCTCGCCGGACGGCAGCCAGCTCGCTGTCGAGATCAGCGATCTGGGCGGGACCGGACCCCAGTCCATTCCAGACCAGGACATCTGGGTTCTTGATGTCAAGAGCGGATTCCGGGATCGCCTGACGTTCGATGATAGCGGGGATGAGCCGACATGGTCACCTGACGGCGACTCGTTGCTGTACGTAGATCGAAGAGTGTCCGCTGCTGGAGTTTTGAGCCGTCTCATCGTGCGATCTTCGGATGGGACCGGGAGTCCGAGAACATTGCATGCGGATTCGGTCCGGCTTGAGTATCCCGACTGGTCGTCCGACGGACGTTACGTGGCGTTTACGAAATCAAGCAGCTTTGCAAACCGGCCTGACGGACCTGCGAGCGAGGCCTTGAGAGGTTCGTTCACGGCTGTGACGCTTCTTGACCGTCAAGATGGTACGCTCCGGGTCATCGAAAACGAGGCCACGCGGGGACGATTCTCCCCGGACGGGCGCTTCATCGCATACGAGCATCGGGACCATGTGTTTGCCAAACCAGTCAGCGCGGAGGGGGGAGAGTGGGACGTCTCTGATGGTCCGGGCTCGGCCCCCGAGTGGTCGCGTGACGGCAAGTTTCTGTATTTCCTCGACGGGTCTTCCCTTATGCGTGTCGAGGTCGCCCCTTCCGGGAGTCGGGTTCGGTTTGGAAATCCGGAGGAGGTGGCCCGGACCGAGCGAGCGCGGATGTCTTACACCTTGACGGAGGATAATGCCGGCGCGTACTTCACCGGCCTCCCAACCCTCGGGTCGGACGAGAATGACGAACGCGTGGACAGGTCTGCGCCTCCCGTGAACGTCGTAATCAACTGGTTTGAGAACGTCCGAAAGATGTCACCGAACCAGTAG